From one Pieris brassicae chromosome 5, ilPieBrab1.1, whole genome shotgun sequence genomic stretch:
- the LOC123710401 gene encoding cysteine synthase-like, producing the protein MTEINGVKNEIKSSALELIGNTPLLALDRLHPGPGRILVKCEFMNPGGSIKCRSSLHMIEKARERGELKPGGDVVEVTSGNQGCGLAVVCSIMGHPLTVTMSKGNSIQRVIHMEALGAKCIRYPLVQGTYGNVTFADVEPALEGAMKMSEENGSFFCQQMANPDNVNAHYTTTGPEIWRQSGHRVDAFISAVGTSGTFTGISTYLKEQNPDIQCFVVEPDGSQPLIGCPITKPLHMLQGASYGVVPDLFKSDLMEDSISVTDEEAVYYKDLIGTKEGLFVGYTSGANVAAAVKLLNSGKIPKDSWVVTILCDTGLKYTPVPENLIE; encoded by the coding sequence ATGACGGAAATAAATGgtgttaaaaatgaaattaaatccTCGGCGTTGGAGCTTATTGGAAATACTCCGCTTCTCGCGTTAGACCGTCTACATCCTGGACCAGGTCGTATATTAGTTAAGTGTGAATTTATGAACCCAGGTGGTTCTATAAAATGCCGTTCATCATTACACATGATTGAAAAGGCCCGAGAACGAGGAGAGCTTAAACCCGGTGGAGATGTCGTTGAAGTCACCTCCGGAAACCAAGGATGCGGCCTCGCCGTTGTTTGCTCGATTATGGGTCATCCACTTACAGTTACTATGTCGAAAGGAAATTCCATTCAACGCGTGATTCACATGGAAGCCCTTGGCGCTAAATGCATCAGGTATCCCCTGGTACAAGGAACTTACGGAAATGTCACATTCGCAGACGTTGAACCCGCTTTGGAAGGGGCTATGAAAATGTCAGAAGAAAATGGTTCGTTTTTCTGCCAACAAATGGCGAATCCAGATAACGTTAACGCACATTATACTACTACAGGTCCCGAAATATGGCGGCAATCGGGACACCGGGTTGATGCTTTTATCAGTGCTGTTGGTACATCTGGAACTTTCACTGGCATTTCTACGTATTTGAAAGAACAAAATCCGGATATTCAATGCTTTGTTGTTGAACCAGATGGTTCCCAACCGCTAATAGGATGCCCGATAACGAAGCCGCTTCACATGCTCCAAGGTGCGAGCTATGGAGTTGTTCCCGATTTATTCAAGTCGGATCTGATGGAAGATAGTATTAGTGTAACTGACGAAGAGGCAGTGTATTACAAGGATCTGATTGGAACAAAGGAGGGATTGTTTGTTGGTTATACAAGTGGTGCAAACGTTGCAGCGGCCGTGAAGTTGTTAAACTCGGGAAAAATACCCAAAGATTCATGGGTCGTTACAATACTATGTGACACTGGATTGAAATATACTCCTGTACCCGAAAACTTGATAGAATAG